A region from the endosymbiont of Galathealinum brachiosum genome encodes:
- a CDS encoding glycerol-3-phosphate 1-O-acyltransferase: MNIRKSINFVARKVLYLFVKAETLPNKIEQLNINPDVPVVYVLDARAWSNLLVLETECENQGLASPIDHISSENLKSWHSVYTIAPRQPFRTWLQKQPKRSRMLRGIVEILRENPEQEIQFVPVTVFWGRPVAIQKHWLAVLFADSWGLASRTRKLLTILIHGRNTLVNFTNVVNYRGSAYSHLSNDEIIDKLQFTFSTQLNNLKSATLGPNVSHRGTLVRKLILNPDVQKAIVKRSKEDNRSEYKASLQARRYLNEIVANCTNITIQLMQRGLTSFWNKFYSGIEVTHNENLKNLALTHELVYVPCHRSHIDYLLLSYVIYGEGMAIPYIAAGKNLNMPVLGSILRGGGAFFIRRSFKGNELYSTVMFEYVAALVSMGMPIEYFVEGGRSRTGRLLKPKPGMIAMTIRGFLKYRKLPVAFIPVYIGYEKLLESKAYQAELSGEDKKSETFFSSMRSMLRIRGRFGKVYTNFGQPVFLNQLLENTNASWANEIYSDSKRPEWLRDVVDNASQQIMSHINQAAIVNSINLVSTVLLATSKQHMDENALFRMLDIYKSLIESIKYSDRVILTSRTGKEQVEHAEYLKMVKRRTHPLGDIIYLDSSHSVSMTYYRNNILHLMALPSLIACCFFNVRSQTREEIVNLISLAYPFLKSELFLVWEKDQLADKVSEVLDVMADLGLLIKNEQIDVYTRPGSGAVEFSQLNLLAKVISPILEIYYLTLALLSRKEEAQISINELVERSFLMAQRVAMIYELNSPDFSDKRLISNFIDTLIHIDYLRVYDTENIEYSDVFHKADKRIQLLLSKEMRSNILQMLKINQQGV; encoded by the coding sequence ATGAATATAAGAAAGTCTATTAACTTTGTCGCAAGAAAGGTACTTTATCTTTTTGTAAAGGCTGAAACACTTCCTAATAAGATTGAGCAGTTAAATATAAATCCTGATGTACCGGTTGTTTATGTGCTTGATGCTCGCGCCTGGTCTAATTTACTTGTTCTGGAAACAGAATGTGAAAATCAGGGTTTAGCATCACCAATAGATCACATATCTTCAGAAAATTTAAAGTCATGGCACTCTGTTTATACTATTGCCCCCAGACAACCCTTCAGAACCTGGTTACAAAAGCAGCCCAAACGTTCCAGGATGTTGCGAGGTATTGTTGAAATTTTGCGTGAAAATCCGGAGCAGGAAATACAGTTTGTGCCCGTTACTGTTTTCTGGGGAAGACCTGTTGCAATACAAAAGCACTGGTTAGCCGTGCTGTTTGCCGATTCATGGGGGCTGGCAAGTCGAACTAGAAAGCTTTTAACTATTTTAATTCATGGTCGAAATACACTGGTTAACTTTACAAATGTAGTTAACTATCGGGGGAGTGCGTATAGCCATCTATCGAATGATGAAATAATTGATAAATTACAGTTTACCTTTTCGACTCAATTAAATAATCTTAAAAGCGCAACGTTAGGCCCGAATGTATCTCACCGGGGTACACTGGTGAGAAAATTAATTTTAAATCCAGATGTACAGAAAGCGATAGTTAAAAGAAGTAAGGAAGATAATCGTTCAGAATATAAAGCAAGCTTGCAGGCAAGACGATACTTAAATGAAATAGTCGCTAACTGCACCAATATAACTATTCAGTTGATGCAGCGTGGGCTGACATCATTCTGGAATAAGTTTTATTCAGGTATTGAAGTTACACATAACGAAAATCTTAAAAATCTGGCGCTAACTCACGAACTTGTATATGTGCCCTGTCATAGAAGTCATATAGATTATTTATTACTTTCTTATGTTATTTACGGGGAAGGCATGGCGATACCTTATATTGCGGCGGGTAAGAATTTAAATATGCCGGTACTCGGTTCAATTCTTCGAGGTGGAGGTGCGTTTTTTATAAGGCGTAGCTTTAAGGGGAATGAGCTTTATTCAACGGTCATGTTTGAATATGTTGCGGCATTAGTGTCAATGGGTATGCCAATTGAGTACTTTGTAGAAGGTGGTCGTAGTCGTACCGGTCGTTTACTAAAACCCAAGCCAGGTATGATAGCGATGACCATTCGAGGTTTTCTGAAATATAGAAAACTACCCGTTGCTTTTATACCTGTTTATATCGGTTATGAAAAACTTCTGGAAAGTAAGGCTTATCAGGCCGAATTATCAGGTGAAGATAAAAAGAGTGAAACCTTTTTTAGTTCTATGCGATCGATGTTAAGAATACGGGGTCGTTTTGGAAAGGTATATACTAATTTTGGCCAGCCTGTTTTTCTAAATCAATTACTTGAAAATACGAATGCTTCGTGGGCGAATGAAATTTATAGTGACTCAAAACGCCCTGAGTGGTTGCGCGATGTTGTTGATAATGCATCGCAGCAGATTATGAGTCACATCAATCAGGCTGCAATTGTAAATTCAATCAATCTGGTTTCTACTGTTTTGCTTGCGACATCTAAACAGCATATGGATGAAAATGCTTTATTCCGCATGTTAGATATTTATAAGTCTCTGATTGAATCAATAAAATATTCAGACAGGGTGATATTAACGTCACGCACTGGTAAAGAGCAGGTTGAACACGCTGAATACCTGAAAATGGTAAAGCGACGAACCCATCCATTAGGCGATATTATTTATCTGGATAGTAGTCACTCTGTTTCCATGACTTATTACCGGAATAATATATTACATTTAATGGCACTGCCTTCGCTTATTGCCTGTTGTTTCTTTAATGTACGTTCACAGACCCGTGAAGAAATCGTTAATCTCATTTCTCTGGCATATCCATTTTTGAAATCCGAATTATTTCTTGTATGGGAAAAAGATCAGTTAGCAGATAAGGTGTCAGAGGTGCTTGATGTAATGGCTGACCTTGGCTTATTGATTAAAAATGAACAAATAGATGTATATACCCGACCAGGCTCCGGTGCGGTTGAGTTTTCACAGTTAAATCTATTGGCCAAGGTTATATCGCCAATACTAGAAATTTATTATCTAACTCTGGCTCTATTATCGAGAAAAGAAGAGGCGCAGATATCAATAAATGAACTGGTTGAGAGGAGCTTCCTGATGGCGCAACGTGTAGCCATGATATATGAGCTTAATTCTCCAGATTTTTCTGATAAGCGCCTCATCTCAAATTTTATAGATACTTTAATTCATATAGATTATTTACGAGTCTATGATACTGAGAACATTGAATACAGTGATGTTTTTCATAAGGCAGATAAACGAATTCAATTGTTGCTGAGCAAAGAAATGCGTTCAAATATTTTACAGATGTTAAAAATAAACCAGCAGGGGGTATGA
- the recQ gene encoding DNA helicase RecQ, translated as MSERALQILQSTFGYDEFRFHQKNIIEQVISGKDAVVLMPTGGGKSLCYQIPAMAREGVGIIVSPLIALMQDQVSALQQLGVKAAFVNSSLDHFESQEVETRLLNGEIDLLYVAPERLMTERFLTLLERSPVALFAVDEAHCVSQWGHDFRPEYIKLSVLHERFPAIPRIALTATADDTTRQEIINRLSLHSAECFISGFDRPNICYRVTENQGTARDALYRFILNEHEGEAGIVYCLSRKKVEQTAEFLSDKGFDALPYHAGLSQKVRQKNQQRFLSEDGVIIVATIAFGMGIDKPDVRFVAHLNLPKSIEAYYQETGRAGRDGQPSDAWMMYGLQDVIMLKQMMETSEADEAHKRVERHKLDSMLGFAELTSCRRQSLLKYFGDHLEEPCGNCDTCLTPVETWDATVAAQKALSCVHRTGQRFGVTYLTDVLLGKETERLINNGHNKLSVFGIGDELNAKQWRNLFRQLIARNLLNVDIQGHGSLLLTETCRAVLKGEESLHLRKQMLQSKTKKRHSKVSVSNNELWEQLRATRKRLSEELGVPPFVIFHDATLIDMMDRMPQNHDQFANISGVGATKLENYADEFLAVIRDYEGDASADKTDTVVETLLLFKSGMSAESIATQRSLTQSTVVNHLAKLIQQGDVALSDVVTISQQEIELIQDAIIELGDEAKKLKPVFEHLDGQYDYEVLRCVKASMEPA; from the coding sequence ATGTCTGAACGCGCATTACAAATCCTGCAGTCTACTTTTGGTTATGATGAATTTCGTTTCCATCAGAAAAATATCATTGAGCAAGTAATATCGGGTAAAGATGCCGTTGTACTGATGCCCACTGGCGGTGGTAAATCACTGTGTTATCAGATACCCGCGATGGCGAGGGAAGGTGTGGGTATTATAGTCTCACCTTTAATTGCATTAATGCAGGATCAGGTATCAGCTTTACAGCAGCTTGGAGTCAAAGCTGCCTTTGTTAATTCATCACTGGATCATTTTGAATCTCAGGAAGTTGAAACACGTTTACTTAATGGTGAGATTGACCTTTTGTATGTGGCACCTGAAAGGTTAATGACAGAGCGGTTTTTAACTCTATTAGAGCGCTCGCCCGTTGCATTATTTGCAGTGGATGAAGCACACTGTGTTTCTCAGTGGGGGCATGATTTTCGCCCGGAATATATTAAACTTTCAGTTTTACATGAGCGTTTCCCAGCCATACCTCGAATAGCCCTGACTGCAACGGCCGATGACACCACGCGACAGGAAATTATCAATCGTTTGTCATTGCATAGTGCTGAATGTTTTATATCAGGCTTTGATCGACCTAATATCTGTTATCGGGTCACTGAAAATCAGGGTACAGCGCGAGATGCACTTTATCGTTTTATATTAAATGAGCATGAAGGTGAAGCGGGCATCGTTTATTGTCTGTCGCGAAAAAAAGTAGAACAGACAGCCGAGTTTTTAAGTGATAAAGGTTTTGATGCGCTGCCATATCATGCAGGCTTATCTCAAAAGGTCAGACAGAAAAATCAACAACGCTTTTTAAGTGAAGATGGTGTCATTATTGTCGCTACAATTGCTTTTGGTATGGGTATAGATAAACCGGATGTACGTTTTGTTGCGCATTTAAATCTTCCGAAAAGTATAGAAGCTTATTATCAGGAAACCGGTCGAGCGGGTCGTGATGGTCAACCATCTGATGCGTGGATGATGTATGGGCTGCAAGATGTCATTATGCTCAAACAGATGATGGAAACATCGGAAGCGGATGAGGCGCACAAAAGGGTAGAGCGGCACAAACTTGATTCCATGTTAGGTTTTGCTGAACTTACCTCATGTAGAAGACAATCATTATTAAAATATTTTGGTGATCATTTAGAAGAGCCCTGTGGTAATTGTGATACCTGTTTAACGCCGGTAGAAACCTGGGATGCGACGGTTGCTGCGCAAAAAGCATTGTCCTGTGTGCATCGAACAGGACAACGCTTTGGTGTGACTTATCTGACCGATGTTTTACTCGGAAAAGAAACTGAACGTTTAATAAATAACGGACATAATAAATTAAGTGTATTTGGCATAGGTGATGAATTAAATGCCAAACAGTGGCGTAACCTGTTTCGACAGTTAATTGCGAGGAACCTTTTAAATGTAGATATTCAGGGACATGGTAGTTTGTTATTAACAGAAACCTGTCGAGCAGTTTTAAAAGGTGAAGAAAGTCTGCATCTAAGAAAACAGATGTTACAAAGTAAAACGAAAAAACGACATTCAAAAGTATCTGTTTCAAATAATGAGTTATGGGAGCAGTTACGCGCCACGAGAAAACGTTTATCTGAAGAGTTGGGCGTTCCACCTTTTGTTATTTTTCATGATGCAACCTTGATTGATATGATGGATCGTATGCCACAGAATCATGATCAGTTTGCAAACATTAGTGGTGTTGGTGCTACTAAGCTGGAGAATTATGCAGACGAATTTTTAGCGGTAATACGTGATTATGAAGGTGATGCTTCAGCTGATAAAACGGATACAGTAGTAGAAACCCTGTTATTATTTAAAAGTGGGATGAGTGCCGAGTCTATAGCAACTCAACGAAGTCTGACTCAATCAACAGTAGTTAATCACCTGGCTAAACTAATTCAGCAGGGTGATGTGGCATTGAGTGATGTAGTCACTATTTCGCAGCAGGAAATAGAACTTATTCAGGATGCTATAATAGAGCTGGGTGATGAGGCAAAAAAACTCAAACCGGTATTTGAACATCTTGACGGGCAGTATGACTATGAAGTTTTAAGGTGTGTAAAAGCATCAATGGAGCCTGCCTGA
- a CDS encoding FHA domain-containing protein: MASIIQLVDGVVANRFEIDNKGLKFGRTSVNQVVIDDLAVSSEHAQINILKDEQDVLKFILQDLGSTNGSYINEQKIDQQQLLRHKDIVRIGWNNFTFINEDEVDHEKTREVKKSWIPGVYYSKE, translated from the coding sequence ATGGCTTCAATAATTCAATTGGTAGATGGAGTGGTTGCCAATCGATTCGAAATAGATAATAAAGGGCTGAAATTTGGTCGAACCAGTGTTAATCAGGTGGTGATTGATGATCTGGCGGTGAGTTCAGAGCATGCTCAGATTAATATATTAAAAGATGAGCAGGATGTGCTTAAATTTATATTGCAGGATCTGGGCAGTACAAATGGTAGTTATATTAATGAACAGAAGATCGACCAGCAGCAGTTACTCAGACATAAGGACATCGTACGAATTGGCTGGAATAACTTTACCTTTATAAATGAAGATGAAGTGGATCATGAAAAAACCAGAGAAGTGAAGAAAAGCTGGATACCCGGGGTTTATTACAGTAAAGAGTAA